A single region of the Pseudalkalibacillus berkeleyi genome encodes:
- a CDS encoding patatin-like phospholipase family protein → MNDTGLVLEGGGMRGVYTAGVLEYFLEQKFYLPYVIGVSAGACNAASYLSRQQGRNKRVTIGFSKHPDYISLRNYWRKRQLFGMDLIFDEIPNKLVPFDYSALQNAPEKFVVGTTDCITGEPVYFEKNEFPDQILPILRASSSLPFMAPVIELGNRCLMDGGISDPIPIRKSEMDGNKKNIVILTRNDGYIKKRSKMNWITKKVYPQYGGLVKSMDERYQVYNETMSYITEKERAGEVYVIRPMQPLKVSRAERNPVKLTALYEQGYSDAAHHFDALKHWLSNTNEKEKQTVQ, encoded by the coding sequence ATGAATGATACTGGTCTCGTACTCGAAGGCGGTGGGATGAGAGGGGTTTATACAGCGGGTGTTTTGGAGTACTTCTTAGAACAGAAGTTCTACCTACCGTATGTAATTGGCGTGTCTGCAGGGGCTTGTAATGCAGCATCCTATCTCTCACGGCAACAGGGTAGAAATAAGAGAGTAACAATAGGGTTCTCAAAGCACCCTGATTACATATCTTTAAGAAATTACTGGAGAAAACGTCAATTGTTCGGTATGGACCTCATTTTTGATGAGATACCAAATAAGCTCGTTCCATTTGATTACAGTGCATTACAAAATGCGCCTGAAAAATTTGTAGTAGGGACTACAGATTGTATAACTGGAGAACCTGTTTATTTCGAAAAAAATGAATTCCCAGATCAAATTCTGCCGATTCTACGTGCCTCAAGTTCATTGCCGTTTATGGCACCAGTCATTGAATTAGGTAATCGTTGTTTAATGGACGGAGGTATATCTGATCCAATACCGATTCGAAAATCTGAAATGGATGGTAATAAGAAAAATATTGTTATTCTCACGCGAAATGATGGCTACATCAAAAAACGCTCAAAAATGAATTGGATAACGAAGAAGGTATATCCTCAGTATGGCGGACTCGTGAAGAGCATGGATGAGAGGTACCAAGTATATAATGAAACGATGTCCTACATCACTGAAAAAGAACGCGCTGGTGAAGTTTATGTTATTAGACCCATGCAACCATTAAAAGTGAGTAGAGCTGAGCGTAACCCTGTAAAATTAACCGCCCTTTATGAGCAGGGCTATTCTGATGCTGCGCACCATTTTGATGCGCTAAAACATTGGCTTTCAAATACAAATGAAAAAGAAAAGCAAACGGTGCAGTAA
- a CDS encoding STAS domain-containing protein, with the protein MSIEAIAKRISDEKETIAQKTATGLSEVTGERTNHHVQEAHELLADYINRGLTMENEEETKQLIIEWAEKTSSNAISEQRPFNQSFKAFQIFKGQIWDLVEAQSESTTISAKEIFSIVRKIEEMVDQAAYRYVRSLIESFEGRIDESEQTMRHDKKMIADLSVPIIPSIVPRTILVPIVGLLTNERFEITREKLLNNIANQDAESIVCDFTGAILPEKGNFQIDDLAHQIEQLTKSVSLMGVEIIYVGFSSRLVQEIVRAGVNIEAETFSTFRTGLRYLARKKKWDLSYEISNENEQNPTSILSTRF; encoded by the coding sequence ATGAGTATTGAAGCAATTGCTAAACGAATCTCTGATGAAAAGGAAACCATTGCTCAAAAGACCGCAACAGGTTTGTCCGAGGTCACAGGTGAACGAACGAATCATCATGTTCAAGAAGCACATGAATTGTTAGCAGATTATATTAATCGGGGTCTAACAATGGAAAATGAAGAAGAAACGAAGCAATTGATTATTGAATGGGCAGAGAAAACAAGTTCAAATGCAATCAGTGAACAGCGTCCTTTTAACCAATCCTTTAAAGCCTTCCAGATTTTCAAAGGACAAATTTGGGACCTGGTTGAAGCTCAATCTGAATCAACGACTATTTCAGCGAAGGAAATTTTTTCGATTGTCCGAAAAATCGAAGAAATGGTTGACCAAGCAGCCTATCGATATGTTCGTTCTTTAATTGAAAGTTTCGAAGGCAGAATAGATGAGTCTGAACAAACAATGAGACATGATAAGAAGATGATTGCCGATTTATCTGTACCGATTATTCCATCCATTGTTCCACGTACCATACTCGTTCCAATTGTAGGTCTTTTGACGAATGAACGGTTTGAAATAACAAGGGAAAAGCTATTAAATAATATCGCCAATCAAGATGCCGAATCGATTGTATGTGACTTTACTGGTGCGATTCTACCTGAAAAAGGAAATTTCCAAATTGATGACCTCGCTCATCAGATTGAACAATTGACTAAATCGGTATCGCTGATGGGAGTAGAAATTATTTATGTTGGATTCTCATCACGTCTTGTACAAGAGATTGTCCGAGCAGGTGTAAATATTGAAGCGGAGACATTTTCTACTTTCCGCACTGGCTTACGCTATTTAGCGAGAAAGAAGAAGTGGGATTTATCTTATGAAATCAGTAATGAGAATGAGCAGAATCCTACTTCGATACTAAGTACACGTTTTTAA
- a CDS encoding alkaline phosphatase — protein sequence MKSLTKKIGAVALAGVLTTTAILSTSITQASDDQNNKNNRTPKNVILLIGDGMGSTQVSATSYLKGEGFKAGQLTMDNIENVGLAKTWAHDNTVTDSAAAATAFSAGHKTDNGVLGQAPDQEQEHKDGEKHFDVKTVLESAEETGKSTGLVTTARITHATPAAFASHIDSRDKENEIAEQMLDHDVEVLLGGGKRHFLPAGDEESKRKDDKNMIRAAEEKGYTVVEDKNGLKNAQGDKLLGLFNESHMTWEMDREETKEPALKDMTTKALDQLKGNKDGFFLMVEGGRIDHAGHANFPAANMNETLAFDESVKAALDFAKKDKNTLVVVTADHETGGMSIGANGTYGFNKDVIRNVKRSSEFMASKVNEEKSNIEDVLSKFAGIEDLKEEEIQAIKDAEKTESGIAKVISDRALVGWTTDGHTGVDVPVYTYGPQSDKFTGTIENTKIAKVIESAIKKKDDDD from the coding sequence TTGAAATCATTGACGAAAAAAATAGGTGCAGTCGCCCTAGCGGGTGTTCTGACTACGACAGCGATATTATCTACTAGCATTACTCAAGCGAGTGATGATCAAAATAATAAGAATAATCGAACCCCTAAGAATGTCATCCTTCTTATTGGTGATGGAATGGGATCTACACAGGTCTCTGCTACATCATACTTAAAAGGTGAAGGCTTTAAAGCAGGTCAACTCACAATGGACAATATCGAAAATGTTGGTTTGGCAAAAACATGGGCGCACGATAACACAGTAACGGACTCAGCCGCCGCAGCCACAGCATTTTCTGCAGGTCATAAAACAGACAACGGCGTTCTTGGACAAGCACCAGACCAAGAGCAAGAACATAAAGATGGCGAAAAGCATTTTGATGTAAAGACCGTTCTTGAGTCAGCTGAAGAAACTGGGAAGTCTACGGGACTTGTTACAACGGCAAGAATAACACATGCGACTCCAGCAGCATTTGCGTCTCACATCGATAGCCGTGATAAAGAAAACGAAATTGCTGAACAAATGCTTGATCATGATGTTGAAGTTCTTCTTGGTGGAGGAAAGCGTCACTTTTTACCTGCTGGTGATGAAGAAAGCAAACGAAAAGATGACAAGAATATGATCCGTGCCGCAGAAGAAAAAGGATATACAGTAGTAGAGGATAAAAACGGTCTTAAGAATGCGCAAGGCGACAAGTTATTAGGGCTTTTCAATGAAAGTCACATGACATGGGAAATGGACCGTGAAGAAACAAAAGAGCCAGCACTTAAAGACATGACGACAAAAGCACTTGATCAACTTAAAGGAAACAAAGACGGCTTCTTCCTGATGGTAGAGGGCGGCCGAATTGATCACGCTGGGCATGCTAACTTTCCAGCAGCCAACATGAACGAAACACTCGCTTTTGACGAATCAGTTAAAGCAGCATTAGATTTCGCTAAGAAAGACAAGAATACGCTCGTAGTTGTAACAGCCGATCATGAAACAGGTGGCATGTCGATCGGAGCCAATGGTACTTACGGGTTCAATAAAGACGTCATCCGGAATGTGAAACGTTCTTCTGAATTTATGGCCAGCAAAGTAAACGAAGAGAAGAGCAATATTGAAGATGTACTATCAAAATTTGCAGGTATTGAAGACCTGAAGGAAGAAGAAATCCAAGCAATTAAAGACGCTGAAAAAACCGAGTCTGGCATTGCGAAAGTCATTAGTGATCGTGCCCTTGTAGGTTGGACTACGGATGGACATACAGGTGTCGATGTTCCAGTTTACACATATGGTCCACAATCTGATAAATTTACCGGAACAATCGAAAATACAAAAATTGCAAAAGTAATCGAAAGCGCAATTAAGAAGAAAGATGATGACGACTAA
- a CDS encoding DsbA family protein, producing the protein MAKKKKTTVYKPPKNSSKGFIMAIGGIFVLVAVLLIIIGNQNPAQNDGSSNHDSTSGKQLDVTYEGQPTVGEKDAPVKLVEFFDFKCPHCAAFAQQVYPQIKKDFIDTGKANMTFINKPFLAPDSITAASVGEAVYKQNPDAFLTYYDAVLENQGDMQENWATEKFLVGLVEENVDGIDLDQLKKDIDSDAVKEAVDLDREMSAQVESTPTILVNGKKVELDYEASIKPAIEKALEEADGQ; encoded by the coding sequence ATGGCGAAGAAAAAGAAGACGACGGTATATAAGCCGCCAAAAAACAGTAGCAAAGGATTCATCATGGCAATCGGAGGCATTTTCGTGCTCGTGGCTGTGTTGTTAATTATTATTGGTAATCAAAATCCTGCACAAAACGACGGATCCTCTAACCATGATTCAACTTCAGGTAAGCAATTGGATGTTACTTATGAAGGGCAGCCAACAGTAGGAGAGAAGGATGCACCAGTTAAATTAGTAGAGTTTTTCGATTTTAAGTGTCCACATTGTGCCGCTTTTGCACAACAAGTTTATCCGCAAATTAAGAAGGATTTCATTGATACTGGAAAAGCGAACATGACGTTTATCAACAAACCGTTCCTTGCGCCAGATTCCATAACGGCAGCAAGTGTTGGAGAGGCTGTCTATAAACAGAATCCGGATGCTTTTTTGACATATTATGATGCGGTTCTTGAAAACCAAGGCGACATGCAAGAGAACTGGGCTACTGAAAAATTCTTAGTTGGGCTTGTAGAAGAAAATGTTGATGGCATCGATCTTGACCAGTTAAAAAAAGATATTGATTCAGATGCTGTAAAAGAAGCAGTTGACCTGGATAGAGAGATGAGTGCGCAAGTCGAAAGCACACCAACCATTCTCGTAAATGGTAAAAAAGTTGAGTTGGATTACGAAGCATCAATTAAACCTGCGATAGAAAAAGCACTGGAAGAAGCAGATGGTCAATAA
- a CDS encoding disulfide oxidoreductase, protein MVNKNFGIAWIIALIAVLGSLYFSEIAGFVPCQLCWYQRILMYPLAVIIGIGLYLDDPKLSWYVLPFSVIGVFVSSYHYLYQKTDWFSEIGSCTKGVSCSGEYINWLGFITIPLLSFTAFMLITIVMISTLKKEK, encoded by the coding sequence ATGGTCAATAAGAATTTTGGAATCGCTTGGATCATTGCGCTCATTGCGGTATTAGGTAGTCTTTATTTTAGTGAAATAGCCGGCTTTGTTCCTTGTCAATTATGCTGGTACCAAAGGATCTTAATGTATCCACTTGCGGTCATCATAGGGATAGGTCTTTACTTAGATGATCCTAAACTTTCGTGGTATGTGCTCCCGTTTAGTGTAATAGGTGTATTTGTTTCAAGTTATCATTATCTGTATCAGAAGACAGACTGGTTTTCAGAAATAGGCTCTTGTACAAAAGGTGTCTCCTGTTCTGGAGAATACATCAACTGGCTTGGGTTCATTACCATACCATTATTATCATTTACTGCGTTTATGCTGATTACGATTGTAATGATCAGCACGTTAAAAAAAGAAAAATAG
- the nfsA gene encoding oxygen-insensitive NADPH nitroreductase, whose product MNETIQTIMNHRSIRAFKDEPLSEEQITTIVKSAQAAATSSYLQVYSIIGVKDPAKKKKLAELAGNQEYVEKNGHFFVFCADLNRHKVAVEMEGLTEDEVVDSLESTEKFMVGTIDATLAAQNAALAAESMGLGICYIGGLRNNLEEVAEILKTPDRVIPLFGMCVGVPDQNPDQKQRLPLENIYHVDEYQQDETKFIEQLASYNEDIGDYYRERTQGERTHTWTEIIATKMSKPMRLYMKDFLKRIRIPLK is encoded by the coding sequence ATGAACGAAACTATTCAAACAATCATGAACCATCGGAGTATACGGGCATTTAAGGATGAGCCACTTTCTGAAGAGCAAATTACAACGATTGTCAAAAGTGCTCAAGCTGCTGCAACATCTAGCTATTTGCAAGTTTACTCAATCATTGGGGTCAAAGATCCAGCAAAGAAAAAGAAGCTAGCGGAACTTGCAGGAAATCAGGAGTACGTTGAGAAGAATGGTCACTTCTTTGTATTTTGTGCAGACTTGAACCGTCATAAAGTCGCAGTGGAAATGGAAGGACTGACAGAAGACGAAGTCGTGGATTCACTTGAATCTACAGAAAAGTTTATGGTCGGTACAATTGATGCAACCCTCGCAGCTCAAAACGCTGCATTAGCAGCTGAGTCGATGGGACTTGGCATCTGCTATATCGGGGGCCTTCGTAACAACTTAGAGGAAGTAGCAGAGATTTTAAAAACACCTGATCGAGTTATTCCATTGTTCGGTATGTGTGTAGGTGTCCCAGATCAGAACCCGGATCAGAAACAGCGATTGCCGTTAGAAAACATCTATCATGTGGATGAATATCAGCAGGACGAAACGAAATTTATTGAGCAATTGGCAAGCTATAATGAAGACATCGGAGATTATTACCGAGAACGTACTCAAGGTGAAAGAACCCATACTTGGACGGAGATCATTGCGACGAAAATGAGTAAACCGATGAGACTTTACATGAAAGATTTCTTAAAGAGAATTAGAATTCCGCTTAAGTAA
- a CDS encoding flavodoxin family protein, with protein MKILAIHGSSRSNGNTEKLTAKALEGLNVTHVQLRDLQIQPIDDLRHEPGGFKPVDDDNDHLVNLILEHDILVFATPVYWYGMSGIMKNFVDRFSQNLRDERYDFKAEMRKKQAYVICCGGDNPKIKALPLIQQFNYIFDFIDLEFSGYVIGQAGKPGEIENDRQAIQYAIELNEHLKSL; from the coding sequence ATGAAAATTCTAGCGATACACGGTAGTTCACGGTCTAATGGAAATACGGAAAAATTGACCGCGAAAGCATTGGAAGGATTAAACGTTACACATGTTCAGTTGAGAGATCTTCAAATACAGCCAATAGATGACCTGCGTCACGAACCGGGTGGATTCAAACCTGTTGATGATGATAATGATCACCTTGTAAATCTCATTTTAGAACATGATATTTTAGTATTTGCAACGCCTGTGTATTGGTACGGCATGTCAGGTATTATGAAAAATTTCGTAGATCGCTTTAGTCAAAATTTGCGCGATGAACGGTACGATTTCAAAGCTGAAATGCGCAAGAAGCAAGCCTATGTGATTTGTTGTGGTGGGGACAATCCGAAAATTAAAGCACTTCCACTGATACAGCAGTTTAATTATATCTTCGACTTCATAGACCTAGAATTTAGTGGTTATGTAATCGGGCAAGCAGGAAAGCCTGGCGAGATTGAGAACGATCGTCAAGCGATTCAATATGCAATAGAACTTAATGAACATTTGAAATCACTTTAA
- a CDS encoding ATP-dependent Clp protease ATP-binding subunit, which yields MRCQHCQVNEANVRMTLHINGMTKQIRLCPKCYKEIQHEMKQPSNMNPFGGNDMNGFNMDDFIAQANQSEGQKGSGTGNNGGGLLDDLGRNLTDAAKAGLIDPVIGRHKEVDRVSEILNRRNKNNPVLIGEPGVGKTAIAEGLALKIANQEAPSKLLNKQVYLLDVSSLVANTGIRGQFEERMKQLIAEVKERKNVILFVDEIHLLVGAGSAEGSMDAGNILKPALARGELQVVGATTLKEYRQIEKDAALERRFQPVTVKEPTEQEAVEILQGLKEKYEQYHEIRYTDEALRACVTLSKRYIQDRFLPDKAIDLMDEAGSKMNLKHVGTSADEVDERLAVIAKEKEEATQKEDYERAAKLRDEELKLQNQMDSKPVERPEISVEDVQYIVEEKTGIPVRKLQNDEQNKLKNFSERLGSSVIGQDEAVEKVAKAIRRSRAGLKSKVRPIGAFLFVGPTGVGKTELTKTLAKELFGSKDAMIRLDMSEYMEKHAVSKLIGSPPGYVGHDEAGQLTERVRRNPYSIILLDEIEKAHPDVQHMFLQIMEDGRMTDSQGRTVSFKDTVIIMTSNAGTGDKKITVGFENHGSDAVSVLENLSAYFKPEFLNRFDSIIQFNELSEDHLIKIVDLMLDDIREMVKDDEREIEVTEEAKKRIASLGYDPRFGARPTRRVLQEKVEDGIADLLLDEENVTTIKVDVVEEEIVVKKG from the coding sequence ATGCGTTGTCAACACTGTCAAGTAAACGAAGCCAATGTACGAATGACTCTTCACATAAATGGAATGACGAAGCAGATTCGTCTCTGCCCTAAATGCTATAAAGAAATTCAACATGAAATGAAGCAACCAAGTAACATGAATCCTTTTGGTGGAAACGATATGAACGGATTCAATATGGATGACTTCATTGCACAAGCTAATCAATCTGAAGGACAAAAAGGTTCAGGAACAGGTAACAATGGTGGTGGATTACTCGACGATCTAGGACGAAACCTTACCGATGCAGCAAAAGCTGGACTTATCGATCCGGTAATTGGTCGTCATAAAGAGGTTGATCGTGTTTCTGAAATATTAAATCGCCGCAACAAGAACAACCCTGTTTTGATTGGGGAACCTGGTGTTGGTAAAACTGCAATTGCAGAAGGATTGGCTCTGAAAATTGCAAACCAAGAAGCTCCAAGCAAACTGCTTAATAAACAAGTTTATCTCTTGGATGTTTCATCACTCGTTGCCAATACGGGCATTCGCGGTCAATTTGAAGAACGAATGAAACAACTGATTGCTGAAGTGAAAGAACGTAAGAATGTCATCTTGTTCGTAGATGAAATTCATCTACTCGTAGGGGCAGGATCAGCAGAAGGTTCAATGGATGCTGGCAACATTCTTAAGCCAGCACTCGCACGTGGAGAGCTTCAAGTTGTTGGCGCAACAACGTTGAAGGAATATCGTCAAATTGAAAAAGATGCTGCGCTCGAACGTCGTTTCCAACCTGTAACGGTGAAGGAACCTACTGAGCAAGAGGCAGTTGAAATTTTACAAGGATTGAAAGAAAAGTATGAACAATACCACGAAATTCGTTATACAGATGAAGCATTAAGAGCTTGTGTGACGCTATCTAAGCGGTACATTCAAGACCGTTTCTTACCAGATAAAGCAATCGATTTAATGGATGAAGCTGGTTCGAAAATGAACTTAAAGCACGTAGGTACAAGTGCAGATGAAGTGGATGAACGGTTAGCCGTCATTGCAAAGGAAAAGGAAGAAGCAACACAAAAGGAAGACTATGAACGTGCTGCAAAACTTCGAGACGAAGAACTAAAGCTACAAAATCAAATGGATTCAAAGCCAGTAGAAAGACCTGAAATATCAGTTGAAGATGTTCAATATATTGTTGAGGAAAAGACAGGCATTCCAGTCCGTAAGCTACAAAACGATGAGCAAAACAAACTGAAGAACTTCTCAGAGCGACTCGGATCAAGTGTGATTGGTCAAGACGAGGCGGTTGAGAAGGTGGCCAAAGCCATCCGTCGAAGCCGTGCAGGATTGAAATCCAAAGTACGACCAATTGGCGCATTCTTATTCGTAGGACCTACAGGGGTCGGAAAGACTGAGCTAACTAAAACGCTGGCAAAAGAGCTATTTGGCTCTAAAGATGCGATGATCCGTCTTGATATGAGTGAGTATATGGAGAAGCACGCCGTTTCTAAACTGATTGGTTCACCGCCAGGATATGTCGGTCACGATGAAGCGGGTCAGCTAACTGAACGCGTTCGTCGAAACCCATACAGTATTATCTTGCTTGATGAGATTGAAAAAGCTCACCCTGATGTACAGCATATGTTCCTTCAAATTATGGAAGATGGACGCATGACAGATAGTCAAGGTCGTACAGTGAGCTTCAAGGATACAGTGATCATCATGACAAGTAATGCTGGAACTGGCGATAAGAAGATTACAGTTGGGTTCGAAAATCATGGATCTGATGCCGTTTCCGTTCTTGAAAACTTGAGTGCATACTTCAAACCGGAATTCTTGAACCGTTTTGACTCCATTATCCAGTTTAACGAGTTGTCTGAAGATCACTTAATCAAGATCGTTGACTTAATGCTAGATGACATTCGTGAAATGGTGAAGGATGATGAGCGTGAAATTGAAGTAACAGAAGAAGCGAAGAAACGAATTGCATCACTCGGTTACGATCCTCGTTTCGGTGCTCGACCAACCCGACGAGTTCTACAAGAGAAAGTAGAGGATGGTATTGCCGATCTTCTACTTGATGAAGAGAACGTAACGACCATTAAGGTGGATGTCGTTGAAGAAGAAATAGTCGTGAAAAAAGGATAA
- a CDS encoding ABC transporter permease, with translation MTAMVKLAGLETKMFFRDRLSVFWTFLFPVLMIWLFGSMFNGNEMNGMSFAELYVPSWIGVNIVTTSFFTLGTVLAGYRETGVLRRYQSTPLQPWKILAAHTFQGTVIFFISAVLLMVFGMLMYDLTLPEYIGSTLLALLISILAFFPFALFLTSLAKNTQAAAAISSLFLNLMLFLSGATFPLDMMPTILQYVAKVLPLYYVIQLLRGTWNTGPITDYGLEVGVLIGIAVVSIFLAARFFRWSGK, from the coding sequence ATGACGGCTATGGTGAAGCTTGCTGGGCTAGAAACTAAAATGTTTTTCCGTGATCGACTTAGTGTTTTTTGGACGTTTTTATTTCCGGTATTAATGATTTGGCTGTTTGGATCGATGTTTAATGGCAACGAAATGAACGGCATGTCCTTTGCCGAGCTTTATGTACCTTCCTGGATAGGAGTAAACATTGTAACCACTTCATTTTTCACGTTAGGGACAGTACTTGCGGGTTACCGGGAAACAGGGGTTTTGCGCAGATATCAATCCACACCCCTTCAACCTTGGAAAATTCTCGCCGCGCACACTTTCCAAGGAACAGTGATTTTCTTTATCTCTGCCGTATTATTAATGGTATTCGGTATGCTTATGTATGACTTAACGTTGCCAGAGTACATCGGCAGTACGTTACTTGCATTGCTTATCAGTATTTTAGCTTTCTTTCCATTCGCTTTGTTCTTGACCTCTCTTGCAAAAAACACGCAGGCAGCTGCAGCAATCAGTTCTCTCTTTTTGAACCTGATGCTCTTCTTATCAGGCGCGACGTTTCCGCTTGATATGATGCCTACAATCCTTCAATACGTGGCAAAAGTTTTACCGTTATATTACGTCATTCAATTGTTACGTGGAACATGGAATACTGGACCGATCACAGACTATGGGCTCGAAGTCGGTGTACTGATTGGAATCGCAGTTGTATCGATCTTCCTCGCGGCAAGATTTTTCAGGTGGAGTGGGAAATAA
- a CDS encoding ABC transporter ATP-binding protein yields the protein MEHVITVEHLSKTYGDTKAVQDISFSVKKGEIFGIIGPNGAGKTTTIEMLEGIRKPDNGTIDVLGLVPNKQLRELNKRIGVQFQATSIQNKMKVKEALDLFASFYKKTTQKDHLIELLGLKEKLNVNFEDLSGGWKQRVTLALATLHEPEIVFLDEPSMGLDPHARREMWSMIKLLKDQGCTIVITTHYMEEAEKLCDRVAMIYGGQLKALNTPQELLNEMSVNYLSFESEEIEYDYLLSLPDVLRVEQESNHFKVFSDDQQTTAYHIFKYCHEKEVTLNHFKFEKGTLDDLFVHYLEKEQTA from the coding sequence ATGGAGCACGTCATTACTGTTGAGCACCTGTCAAAAACATATGGGGATACAAAAGCGGTTCAAGACATTTCTTTTTCCGTAAAAAAGGGAGAAATCTTCGGGATCATTGGTCCAAATGGAGCTGGAAAGACGACTACCATTGAAATGCTTGAAGGCATCCGGAAACCTGACAACGGAACAATTGACGTACTAGGCCTTGTTCCGAACAAACAGCTTCGAGAATTGAACAAACGGATCGGCGTCCAGTTTCAGGCGACATCTATCCAAAATAAAATGAAAGTAAAAGAAGCACTCGACTTATTTGCTTCTTTTTACAAAAAAACGACTCAAAAGGATCATTTAATTGAGCTATTAGGACTTAAAGAGAAACTAAATGTAAATTTCGAAGACTTATCAGGTGGATGGAAACAAAGGGTCACACTTGCACTAGCAACCTTGCACGAACCAGAAATTGTTTTTCTCGATGAACCGAGTATGGGATTAGACCCACATGCTCGTCGTGAAATGTGGTCAATGATTAAACTGCTGAAAGATCAAGGCTGTACGATCGTGATTACAACCCATTACATGGAGGAAGCTGAAAAGCTATGTGACCGAGTTGCGATGATTTACGGTGGTCAGTTAAAAGCACTCAACACCCCACAAGAATTGCTAAACGAAATGTCCGTCAACTATTTATCATTTGAAAGTGAAGAGATCGAGTATGATTACTTACTGTCACTACCAGATGTTTTGCGAGTTGAGCAAGAGTCGAACCATTTCAAAGTTTTCAGCGATGATCAGCAAACGACTGCTTACCACATTTTCAAGTATTGTCATGAAAAAGAAGTTACATTGAATCATTTCAAATTTGAGAAAGGTACTTTGGATGATCTTTTCGTCCATTACTTAGAAAAGGAGCAAACCGCATGA
- a CDS encoding DMT family transporter — MKKWAYLFIALGASLWGLIAIFVEALYTYGFTALEIVTLRVTVAAVLLLIIAAIKDVRLLKINWRDSSYFIGTGIFSIVFFNWCLFTAIKETSIAVAAILLYTAPAIVTILSRFLFKEWFTVRKGIALLMTLFGCTFVIGVLPGGTSSTVSFYGVLAGLGSGLGYALYSIFGKYALKKYTSITVITYTFIFASVVLIPVTGLWKQSDVVLKSGVLMNSLGLGLISTVLAFMFYTVGLQYIESSRASITATVEPVVATLVGVILFKEQLTAWQIVGIALVLSAVIVVQENKKRVKTEHSLVQ, encoded by the coding sequence ATGAAAAAATGGGCTTATCTATTCATTGCATTAGGGGCATCTCTTTGGGGTTTAATTGCTATTTTTGTTGAAGCCCTATATACATACGGATTTACAGCATTAGAAATTGTCACACTTCGCGTCACTGTTGCTGCGGTTCTTCTACTCATCATTGCCGCGATTAAGGATGTGCGGTTGCTTAAAATCAACTGGAGAGATAGTAGTTATTTTATCGGTACAGGTATTTTCAGCATCGTCTTTTTTAATTGGTGTCTTTTCACTGCCATTAAAGAAACATCGATTGCAGTCGCGGCCATTTTACTTTACACGGCTCCAGCAATCGTAACGATTCTTTCGAGGTTTTTATTTAAAGAATGGTTTACGGTTCGAAAAGGAATCGCCTTATTAATGACGTTGTTCGGATGCACGTTTGTCATTGGCGTTTTACCTGGCGGAACGAGCAGTACAGTCTCATTCTATGGTGTGCTTGCAGGTCTTGGATCGGGGCTCGGATATGCCTTGTATAGCATCTTTGGTAAGTATGCGTTGAAAAAATATACATCCATCACGGTGATTACGTATACGTTCATCTTTGCCTCAGTTGTATTGATTCCGGTGACAGGATTGTGGAAACAGTCAGATGTTGTATTAAAATCAGGTGTACTTATGAATTCCCTTGGTCTCGGATTAATATCGACAGTGCTTGCATTCATGTTTTATACAGTGGGGCTTCAATACATCGAGTCGAGCAGAGCTTCTATTACAGCAACAGTAGAACCGGTCGTTGCGACGTTAGTCGGGGTCATCCTTTTTAAAGAGCAATTGACGGCATGGCAGATTGTTGGCATCGCTTTAGTCCTAAGTGCCGTGATCGTCGTCCAAGAAAATAAAAAGCGTGTGAAAACGGAGCACTCACTGGTGCAGTAA
- a CDS encoding NIPSNAP family protein yields MFYRRKCYIVKKEFAENFNDHFQHTNLPNQLKHGARLIGRWMKDYCDDTVEIFAIWEYDSFEDYQLIEGRVRSDEAHVKRVQNWYEKNGGREHVFSAYILEVRNEALESTVSES; encoded by the coding sequence ATGTTTTATAGAAGAAAATGTTATATCGTAAAAAAAGAATTCGCCGAAAACTTCAATGATCATTTTCAGCATACAAACCTACCTAACCAACTCAAACATGGTGCTCGTTTGATCGGCCGTTGGATGAAAGATTATTGTGATGATACTGTAGAAATTTTTGCAATTTGGGAATATGACAGTTTCGAGGATTATCAATTGATCGAGGGAAGAGTAAGAAGTGATGAGGCTCATGTAAAAAGGGTTCAAAATTGGTATGAGAAAAATGGTGGAAGAGAGCACGTTTTCAGTGCATACATACTTGAAGTGAGAAACGAAGCACTTGAATCAACGGTTAGTGAAAGTTAA